One segment of Rosa chinensis cultivar Old Blush chromosome 6, RchiOBHm-V2, whole genome shotgun sequence DNA contains the following:
- the LOC112171943 gene encoding heterogeneous nuclear ribonucleoprotein 1 — translation MDSDESKLFIGGLAWDTTEEKLTEYFNQYGDVSQSVIMRDKTTGRPRGFGFVVFSDPAVLDRVLNEKHTIDGRAVEAKKALSREEQQTSNRTGNFNATRSSGGGGNFKTKKIFVGGLPSTLTEDGFRQFFEEYGSVTDVVIMYDQNTQRPRGFGFITFDTEDAVDRVLQKNFHELNGKLVEVKRALPKDANPGGGGRGGGYQGYSASGASSNAFDGRMDGNRYMQPQSTAGGFPPYSGYGAAGYGYSGNTGVGYGGYGSYGVGGYGSANSGFGGPAGSYGNPNAPNAGYVGGAPGALKNAWSSQSPSGYGASGYGAAASWAAPGGSAPSAPRGQSPSGVSGYGNQGYGYGNYGGSYGSYPGVYGTSGGRGGSTPTSNSGGGDQQGTRGGYMGSVYGDTNGNAGYSNASWRADPSQASGGYGSSQSRQT, via the exons ATGGACTCCGACGAGAGCAAGCTCTTCATAGGCGGACTAGCCTGGGACACCACCGAGGAGAAGCTCACCGAATACTTCAACCAGTACGGTGACGTCAGCCAGTCCGTCATCATGCGCGACAAGACCACCGGCCGCCCCCGCGGCTTCggcttcgtcgtcttctctgaTCCTGCCGTCCTCGACAGGGTCCTCAACGAAAAGCACACCATCGACGGCCGAGCG GTGGAAGCAAAGAAGGCTTTATCAAGAGAAGAACAGCAAACATCCAATAGAACTGGAAATTTTAACGCCACTAGAAGCTCTGGAGGTGGAGGAAATTTTAAGACCAAGAAAATATTTGTTGGAGGATTGCCTTCCACACTGACAGAAGACGGATTTCGTCAATTCTTTGAGGAGTACGGCAGTGTTACTGATGTAGTAATAATGTATGACCAGAATACTCAACGACCTCGAGGATTTGGTTTCATTACATTTGACACTGAAGATGCAGTTGATAGAGTACTACAAAAGAACTTCCATGAGTTGAATGGTAAACTTGTAGAAGTAAAACGAGCGCTTCCCAAAGATGCAAACCCTGGCGGTGGAGGTCGTGGTGGGGGCTATCAAGGTTATAGTGCCTCTGGTGCCAGTTCCAATGCGTTTGATGGCCGAATGGATGGCAATAGATATATGCAGCCTCAGTCTACGGCAGGTGGTTTCCCTCCATATTCTGGTTATGGCGCCGCAGGTTATGGTTACAGTGGGAATACTGGTGTTGGTTATGGAGGTTATGGAAGTTACGGTGTTGGTGGTTATGGAAGTGCCAATTCTGGTTTTGGTGGCCCTGCAGGATCATATGGAAATCCAAATGCTCCTAATGCTGGTTATGTTGGTGGGGCACCCGGTGCCTTGAAAAATGCTTGGAGCAGCCAAAGTCCCTCTGGCTATGGTGCTTCAGGCTATGGGGCTGCAGCTTCTTGGGCTGCTCCAGGTGGAAGTGCTCCTTCTGCTCCCAGAGGTCAATCCCCTAGTGGGGTTTCTGGTTATGGAAATCAAGGTTACGGGTATGGCAATTATGGAGGAAGTTACGGTTCTTATCCTGGTGTGTATGGGACTTCTGGTGGACGTGGTGGAAGTACCCCAACTAGCAACAGTGGTGGTGGAGACCAACAAGGAACGCGAGGTGGCTACATGGGAAGTGTGTATGGCGACACAAATGGAAATGCAGGATACTCTAATGCATCATGGAGAGCAGACCCTTCACAAGCCAGCGGTGGTTATGGTAGTTCTCAGTCCAGGCAGACTTAA
- the LOC112171942 gene encoding protein NRT1/ PTR FAMILY 5.2 isoform X1 produces the protein MAKVEKKCLETAGLLDYTEDGTTDLKGRPITRSKTGRWRACSFLVGYEIFERMANHGISANLVVYLARKLHEGTVKSSNNVTNWTGTLSLTPILGAYVADTYLGRYWTFVSASAIYIMGMSLLTLAVSVPALRPPSCGPGIKDEDCTLRASPFQVGIFYCALYMIAVGIGGTKPNISTMGADQFDSFEPKEKHQKLSFFNWWMFCIAFGNFFSYTFLVYIQDNVGWSLGYGLPTIGLVISVLVFLVGTPFYRHKMPSGSPLTRVAQVLVAAVRKWKVNIPNDPKELHDQPSLDEHADKMKHRIDHTSSLRFLDRAAVKSTRPSTPWTLCPVTQVEETKQMMKMIPVLLTTFIPSIIIAQTHTLFIKQGTTLDASMGPHFKIPPASFGAFVTIFVLVTLAIYDRYLVPTLRTYTQNPRGITLLQRMGIGYVVQIVIMVLACLVEKKRLLVARENGIVGKGEKVPLTIFILLPQFALMGVADAFLEVAKIEFFYDQAPQGMKSMGTSYYTSSYAVGSFLSSFLLKTVSDMTKTDGHKGWVLDNLNVSRLDYYYALLAGLVFLNFLLFLVVAKSFAYNVDISEAKIAVEA, from the exons ATGGCAAAAGTAGAGAAGAAATGCCTTGAGACTGCTGGATTACTAGATTACACAGAAGATGGGACTACAGACCTCAAAGGTAGACCTATTACAAGATCAAAGACtgggagatggagagcttgctCCTTCCTTGTAG GGTATGAAATATTTGAGAGGATGGCAAATCATGGGATTTCAGCAAACCTAGTGGTGTATTTGGCAAGGAAGCTCCATGAAGGCACTGTAAAATCTTCAAACAATGTCACCAACTGGACTGGTACCCTATCTCTCACACCGATATTAGGCGCTTATGTTGCAGATACATATCTTGGCCGATATTGGACCTTTGTTTCTGCATCAGCCATTTATATAATG GGAATGTCACTACTAACCCTAGCAGTATCAGTGCCAGCTCTGAGACCACCATCTTGCGGCCCTGGAATCAAGGACGAGGACTGCACATTAAGAGCTTCGCCATTCCAAGTAGGGATTTTCTATTGTGCATTGTACATGATAGCGGTTGGAATTGGTGGAACAAAACCCAATATCTCAACCATGGGGGCAGACCAATTTGACAGTTTTGAGCCAAAGgagaagcatcagaagctctcCTTCTTTAATTGGTGGATGTTTTGCATAGCCTTTGGTAACTTCTTTTCTTACACTTTCTTGGTGTACATACAAGACAACGTCGGTTGGTCGCTTGGCTATGGGCTCCCAACAATAGGGCTTGTGATCTCAGTGTTGGTGTTCTTGGTTGGTACCCCATTTTACAGGCACAAAATGCCTTCAGGGAGTCCTCTAACAAGGGTTGCTCAGGTACTGGTTGCAGCTGTTAGGAAGTGGAAAGTGAATATCCCAAATGACCCCAAAGAGCTTCATGATCAACCAAGCTTGGATGAACATGCAGACAAAATGAAACACAGAATTGACCACACCTCCTCATTAAG ATTCCTTGACAGAGCTGCAGTAAAAAGTACCAGGCCAAGTACACCATGGACTCTTTGTCCGGTGACCCAAGTAGAAGAAACCAAGCaaatgatgaagatgattcCAGTTTTACTCACCACATTCATTCCTTCCATTATCATAGCTCAAACCCACACCCTTTTCATAAAGCAGGGCACCACTCTAGATGCTTCCATGGGTCCCCATTTCAAAATCCCCCCTGCATCTTTCGGAGCCTTCGTAACCATTTTCGTCCTAGTAACCCTCGCAATCTATGACCGCTACTTGGTTCCAACACTACGGACTTACACCCAAAACCCTAGGGGAATCACATTGCTCCAAAGAATGGGAATAGGGTATGTGGTGCAGATCGTAATCATGGTCCTTGCTTGCTTGGTTGAGAAAAAACGACTTCTCGTCGCAAGGGAAAACGGCATTGTTGGCAAAGGAGAGAAAGTTCCCCTCACAATATTTATTCTGCTGCCTCAGTTTGCTCTTATGGGTGTGGCTGATGCGTTTCTGGAAGTTGCAAAGATAGAGTTCTTCTACGACCAAGCACCACAAGGCATGAAGAGCATGGGGACATCATATTATACTAGCAGCTATGCAGTTGGGAGTTTCCTCAGTAGTTTTCTTCTGAAAACAGTTTCTGATATGACCAAGACAGATGGCCACAAAGGTTGGGTCTTGGACAATTTGAATGTATCACGCTTAGACTACTACTATGCATTGTTGGCTGGTTTGGtatttcttaatttcttattatttttggTTGTTGCAAAGTCTTTTGCTTATAATGTTGACATCTCGGAAGCCAAGATAGCTGTGGAAGCTTGA
- the LOC112171942 gene encoding protein NRT1/ PTR FAMILY 5.2 isoform X2 encodes MANHGISANLVVYLARKLHEGTVKSSNNVTNWTGTLSLTPILGAYVADTYLGRYWTFVSASAIYIMGMSLLTLAVSVPALRPPSCGPGIKDEDCTLRASPFQVGIFYCALYMIAVGIGGTKPNISTMGADQFDSFEPKEKHQKLSFFNWWMFCIAFGNFFSYTFLVYIQDNVGWSLGYGLPTIGLVISVLVFLVGTPFYRHKMPSGSPLTRVAQVLVAAVRKWKVNIPNDPKELHDQPSLDEHADKMKHRIDHTSSLRFLDRAAVKSTRPSTPWTLCPVTQVEETKQMMKMIPVLLTTFIPSIIIAQTHTLFIKQGTTLDASMGPHFKIPPASFGAFVTIFVLVTLAIYDRYLVPTLRTYTQNPRGITLLQRMGIGYVVQIVIMVLACLVEKKRLLVARENGIVGKGEKVPLTIFILLPQFALMGVADAFLEVAKIEFFYDQAPQGMKSMGTSYYTSSYAVGSFLSSFLLKTVSDMTKTDGHKGWVLDNLNVSRLDYYYALLAGLVFLNFLLFLVVAKSFAYNVDISEAKIAVEA; translated from the exons ATGGCAAATCATGGGATTTCAGCAAACCTAGTGGTGTATTTGGCAAGGAAGCTCCATGAAGGCACTGTAAAATCTTCAAACAATGTCACCAACTGGACTGGTACCCTATCTCTCACACCGATATTAGGCGCTTATGTTGCAGATACATATCTTGGCCGATATTGGACCTTTGTTTCTGCATCAGCCATTTATATAATG GGAATGTCACTACTAACCCTAGCAGTATCAGTGCCAGCTCTGAGACCACCATCTTGCGGCCCTGGAATCAAGGACGAGGACTGCACATTAAGAGCTTCGCCATTCCAAGTAGGGATTTTCTATTGTGCATTGTACATGATAGCGGTTGGAATTGGTGGAACAAAACCCAATATCTCAACCATGGGGGCAGACCAATTTGACAGTTTTGAGCCAAAGgagaagcatcagaagctctcCTTCTTTAATTGGTGGATGTTTTGCATAGCCTTTGGTAACTTCTTTTCTTACACTTTCTTGGTGTACATACAAGACAACGTCGGTTGGTCGCTTGGCTATGGGCTCCCAACAATAGGGCTTGTGATCTCAGTGTTGGTGTTCTTGGTTGGTACCCCATTTTACAGGCACAAAATGCCTTCAGGGAGTCCTCTAACAAGGGTTGCTCAGGTACTGGTTGCAGCTGTTAGGAAGTGGAAAGTGAATATCCCAAATGACCCCAAAGAGCTTCATGATCAACCAAGCTTGGATGAACATGCAGACAAAATGAAACACAGAATTGACCACACCTCCTCATTAAG ATTCCTTGACAGAGCTGCAGTAAAAAGTACCAGGCCAAGTACACCATGGACTCTTTGTCCGGTGACCCAAGTAGAAGAAACCAAGCaaatgatgaagatgattcCAGTTTTACTCACCACATTCATTCCTTCCATTATCATAGCTCAAACCCACACCCTTTTCATAAAGCAGGGCACCACTCTAGATGCTTCCATGGGTCCCCATTTCAAAATCCCCCCTGCATCTTTCGGAGCCTTCGTAACCATTTTCGTCCTAGTAACCCTCGCAATCTATGACCGCTACTTGGTTCCAACACTACGGACTTACACCCAAAACCCTAGGGGAATCACATTGCTCCAAAGAATGGGAATAGGGTATGTGGTGCAGATCGTAATCATGGTCCTTGCTTGCTTGGTTGAGAAAAAACGACTTCTCGTCGCAAGGGAAAACGGCATTGTTGGCAAAGGAGAGAAAGTTCCCCTCACAATATTTATTCTGCTGCCTCAGTTTGCTCTTATGGGTGTGGCTGATGCGTTTCTGGAAGTTGCAAAGATAGAGTTCTTCTACGACCAAGCACCACAAGGCATGAAGAGCATGGGGACATCATATTATACTAGCAGCTATGCAGTTGGGAGTTTCCTCAGTAGTTTTCTTCTGAAAACAGTTTCTGATATGACCAAGACAGATGGCCACAAAGGTTGGGTCTTGGACAATTTGAATGTATCACGCTTAGACTACTACTATGCATTGTTGGCTGGTTTGGtatttcttaatttcttattatttttggTTGTTGCAAAGTCTTTTGCTTATAATGTTGACATCTCGGAAGCCAAGATAGCTGTGGAAGCTTGA
- the LOC112173769 gene encoding protein NRT1/ PTR FAMILY 5.2, producing MEKVEEKGASYGREDYTQDGTVDLQGRPVFRSNTGRWRACSFIVGYEVFERMAYYGIASNLVVYMTTKLHEGTVTSSNNVTNWVGTVWMTPLLGAYIADAHLGRYWTFVIASAIYLVGMSLLTLAVSLPALRPPSCDHGIKLEDCERRASPFQVGIFYCGLYIIALGTGGTKPNISTMGADQFDEFEPKERIQKLSFFNWWMFSIFFGTLFSNTILIYIQDNVGWALGYGLPTIGLALSILVFLVGTRFYRHKLPSESPFSRIAHVLVAFIRKWRVPVPDDPKELHELSLEEYTNSEKFRIDHSPSLRFLDKAAVKSGPTSPWILCPVTQVEETKQMIKMVPILIATFLPSMMLAQGGTLFVKQGITLDRSIGPHFDIPPACLSAFVTIFMLISLVLYDRYFVPVVRKYTKNPRGITLLQRLGIGLVLHIIILMTAFFAERRRLSVIQENKLFGKRDTVPLTIFILFPQFALAGIADTFVEVAKIEFFYDQAPHGMKSLGTSYFTTSLGIGSFLSSFLLSTVADFTKKHAKRGWILDNLNISHLDYYYLFLASLSFLNLLFFLLVSKYYVYNADARESKGDFAVETLPSKTSAQDLKDASNSLYF from the exons ATGGAAAAGGTAGAGGAGAAAGGGGCTTCATATGGAAGAGAGGACTACACACAAGATGGGACTGTGGACCTCCAGGGGAGACCCGTTTTCAGATCAAACACTGGCAGATGGAGAGCTTGTTCCTTCATTGTAG GGTATGAGGTGTTTGAGAGGATGGCATATTATGGAATTGCATCAAACCTGGTGGTGTATATGACAACGAAGCTGCACGAAGGCACAGTGACCTCTTCAAATAACGTCACAAACTGGGTTGGGACGGTGTGGATGACACCCCTTTTGGGAGCTTATATTGCAGATGCTCATCTCGGCCGATACTGGACTTTTGTCATTGCCTCCGCCATATATCTTGTG GGAATGTCCTTATTGACGCTAGCAGTGTCACTCCCTGCCCTAAGACCACCATCATGCGACCACGGAATTAAACTTGAAGATTGTGAGAGAAGAGCCTCCCCATTCCAAGTGGGCATATTCTACTGTGGATTGTACATCATTGCACTCGGAACTGGTGGTACCAAGCCAAACATCTCAACCATGGGTGCAGACCAATTTGATGAGTTTGAGCCTAAAGAGAGGATCCAAAAACTCTCCTTCTTCAACTGGTGGATGTTCAGCATTTTCTTTGGCACACTTTTCTCAAACACCATCTTGATTTACATTCAAGACAATGTGGGGTGGGCACTTGGCTATGGACTTCCAACAATTGGCCTTGCACTTTCCATTTTGGTGTTTTTGGTGGGTACTAGGTTTTATAGGCACAAATTGCCTTCAGAGAGTCCCTTCAGTAGGATAGCTCATGTGCTTGTGGCGTTTATAAGGAAGTGGAGGGTTCCTGTCCCAGATGACCCAAAGGAGCTTCATGAGCTGAGCTTGGAAGAGTACACAAACTCCGAGAAATTCAGAATTGATCACTCCCCTTCATTACG GTTTCTTGACAAAGCAGCTGTAAAGAGTGGACCAACCTCACCATGGATACTATGTCCAGTGACCCAAGTCGAAGAAACCAAGCAAATGATCAAAATGGTTCCAATTTTGATTGCAACATTTTTACCAAGCATGATGTTAGCTCAAGGAGGAACTCTCTTTGTCAAACAAGGAATTACACTAGATAGAAGCATTGGACCACATTTTGATATTCCTCCAGCATGTCTCTCAGCATTTGTAACAATCTTCATGCTGATAAGCCTTGTGCTCTACGATCGCTACTTTGTTCCGGTGGTGCGGAAATATACGAAGAACCCTAGAGGGATCACACTGCTGCAGAGACTAGGCATTGGCCTTGTGTTGCACATCATCATCTTGATGACAGCTTTCTTCGCTGAAAGACGAAGGCTAAGTGTTATACAAGAAAATAAACTGTTTGGGAAAAGGGACACAGTTCCTCTCACAATTTTCATTCTCTTTCCTCAGTTTGCTTTGGCTGGGATTGCTGACACCTTTGTGGAAGTTGCAAAGATAGAGTTTTTCTATGACCAAGCACCACATGGCATGAAGAGCTTGGGAACCTCGTACTTCACTACTAGCTTGGGAATTGGGAGTTTCCTTAGTAGTTTTCTTCTATCAACAGTTGCagacttcaccaagaaacatGCCAAAAGGGGTTGGATTTTGGATAACCTAAACATCTCTCATCTAGACTACTACTATCTGTTCTTGGCTAGCCTGAGCTTTCTCAACTTGCTCTTCTTTCTCCTGGTTTCCAAGTACTATGTTTATAATGCAGACGCGAGGGAATCTAAGGGAGACTTTGCCGTGGAAACTTTGCCTAGCAAAACTTCAGCTCAAGATCTTAAGGATGCCTCAAATAGTCTCTATTTTTGA